The Cydia pomonella isolate Wapato2018A chromosome 17, ilCydPomo1, whole genome shotgun sequence genome includes a window with the following:
- the LOC133527289 gene encoding synaptotagmin-4, with protein MKILAAPDGPAISPVDPSGEWHGATFWLLVLGAGALALATLAGIACWLAKRRNSLHKLGGKRGPDKALVFQPPRRATAVRSPGSATHYLRKSPSPTAPTAPATSPPNAPIPPQIPSSGGNSPHTPTAPEPAPLSKELADANATEKPNKPADSDNNEGKLGDLHFKLRYENEKSALVVSVVSCQGLPGREPAGPDPYVKLQLLPDKQHKVKTRVVRKTRCPVYDEDFTFYGLAPHQLPAITLHFVVLSFDRYSRDEIIGEVVAPLSTLQLQSGEAMALCREIQPRSLKMRSVGRGEVLVSLCWQPAAARLTVVLLKARNLPKMDVTGLADPYVKMYLLYNGQRIAKKKTHVKKRTLNPVFNESFVFEVPAAPNAALDHVALELLVLDWDRVTKNEVIGRLELGAGGAGAARHHWREVQAAPRRQIADWHKLRE; from the exons CGGGCGAATGGCACGGTGCGACATTTTGGCTGCTAGTGCTAGGAGCGGGCGCGCTGGCGCTCGCCACGCTCGCCGGGATCGCCTGCTGGCTCGCCAAGCGACGTAACTCATTGCACAAGCTAG GAGGCAAGCGCGGCCCAGACAAGGCACTAGTATTCCAGCCACCACGCCGCGCCACTGCTGTACGATCCCCCGGCTCAGCGACCCACTACCTGCGCAAGTCTCCGTCACCTACCGCACCGACTGCGCCAGCTACCTCGCCGCCTAACGCGCCGATCCCGCCGCAGATCCCG TCATCCGGCGGCAACAGTCCGCACACGCCGACCGCGCCAGAACCGGCCCCGCTGAGCAAGGAGCTCGCCGACGCCAATGCCACAGAGAAGCCGAACAAGCCCGCCGACTCGGACAACAACGAGGGAAAGCTTGGTGACTTGCATTTTAAGCTGCG ATATGAGAACGAGAAGAGCGCATTGGTGGTGTCGGTGGTATCCTGCCAGGGTCTACCTGGCCGCGAGCCCGCGGGCCCTGACCCCTATGTCAAGCTGCAGCTGCTCCCGGACAAACAGCATAAAGTCAAGACCAG GGTGGTGCGCAAGACCCGCTGCCCCGTATATGACGAAGACTTCACTTTCTACGGCCTGGCTCCTCATCAGCTTCCCGCCATCACTCTGCACTTCGTTGTACTCAGCTTTGACAG atACTCCCGTGACGAGATAATCGGCGAGGTGGTGGCGCCACTGTCAACGCTGCAACTGCAGAGCGGCGAAGCCATGGCGCTGTGTCGCGAAATTCAACCACGTAGTCTCAAG ATGCGCAGCGTGGGGCGCGGTGAGGTGCTGGTGTCGCTGTGCTGGCAGCCGGCCGCCGCGCGCCTCACCGTGGTGCTGCTCAAGGCGCGCAACCTGCCCAAGATGGACGTCACCGGGCTCGCCGACCC ATACGTgaaaatgtacctactgtacAACGGTCAGCGCATCGCCAAGAAGAAGACGCACGTGAAGAAACGCACGTTGAACCCCGTCTTCAATGAATCCTTCGTTTTTGAAGTCCCGGCTGCGCCCAACGCCGCTCTTGATCATGTGGCACTAGAACTCCTGGTCCTGGATTGGGACCGCGTCACCAAAAACGAG GTGATCGGTCGGCTGGAgctgggcgcgggcggcgcgggcgcggcgcggcacCACTGGCGCGAGGTGCAGGCCGCGCCGCGGCGCCAGATCGCCGACTGGCACAAACTGCGCGAGTAG